A window of Fibrobacter sp. genomic DNA:
GCCAAGTAAGGACTTTTGCAGGTGGCAGATTGACGTGCGTGCCCTTGCACGCCGCTAGTATTGTAGGGCTACGCCCGTATATGAAGAACCGCCGGCTTCGCCGGCGGGTCCCTTTTTTGCTCGTTATTTTTGTTAGTTTATGCGGAAATGAGCAGCGCGATGAGGCCGAGGAACATTCCGACCTTTACGGCGGTTTGTGCCTTTCTGTATTTCTGACGGTGCGCCTGTACGAGCACGTAGGCAAAGCAGGGCGTGAGCGTTATTCCCGTGAGAATCAGGAAGAGCGGTGGGTAGTTGTTCCCGAACACCTTGTCCATGTAGAACACTGGAAGCGGCAGCGAGATCCAGGTAAAGACGATTATGGCGCCGGCAAGCCTGTGGGCTGTCGCCGAGCCTGCGATAAGCGGGAACGTCATGATGCCTGCCTTCAGGTCTCCGGTTTCGTCTTCCAGGTCCTTGTAGATTTCGCGTGCGGTCGTGAGCAAGAATGCGAAGGGGATTGCAGGGATAATCGCCCAGATATAATTTTCCGGGTTCGGATTCCTTGTATTAAAAAGGAAGTGCATCATGGCCAGAAGCAGGGGAGTCGTGCAGAGGAAGGCGACCGTCATGTTCTTCAGGAGCGGGATATGCTTGAGCCACTTGTTGTAGGCCATCAGGAGCAGGCCCAGCACCGGGAAGAACAGCACG
This region includes:
- a CDS encoding geranylgeranylglycerol-phosphate geranylgeranyltransferase codes for the protein MFEALFKMTRPVNIVIAIITLVVGYVLLNFPSSYFIPDDCNSDLDWINWRLVFIQALAFAFAIGFANIQNDILDLESDKMNRPERPLVTGKVSVKAARITWITLFVLMLLFGLESFPLVLFFPVLGLLLMAYNKWLKHIPLLKNMTVAFLCTTPLLLAMMHFLFNTRNPNPENYIWAIIPAIPFAFLLTTAREIYKDLEDETGDLKAGIMTFPLIAGSATAHRLAGAIIVFTWISLPLPVFYMDKVFGNNYPPLFLILTGITLTPCFAYVLVQAHRQKYRKAQTAVKVGMFLGLIALLISA